In Sesamum indicum cultivar Zhongzhi No. 13 linkage group LG1, S_indicum_v1.0, whole genome shotgun sequence, the sequence TGGAGCAAACCTGATAGGTgctacatataatttttcaaatcacgaaaaatttaggtataattacattaaattttaggagaaaatagtgtaattatctcatattttaaccatagtaacaaaaattaagatCAACAAACGTTGAGTTTTAGCCGAACCCATAATGTCAAATGTAACACCTAAATTCCTACATTGAACATCATTTTCAACCAAGtcaatgttatatatatttacgaAATTCATGATATATCACACACTGCTCTCAAACATGTGGCTGTTTTTGATCAAGAAAGAGATAGAAGATGAGGGATAAATCAAGTCAAACGTTGGAATTTTAGAACTTAGAATAATAGTTGgaattaagaaagaaaaaactgaaacttatgtacaaaaatataatcccTGTCTGAAACTCATCTCCTCTACTCCGAACTACTACTACCTAATCTTCAATTCTTCTCTTTCTGGCAGCCAATCAGAAACCGAGGACAGCAATATCTATCGACCACAACCCACCAACCAACACCTTTTCCCATTCAAATTTCTCTCTCTGTAACAAAGAAATAtattcaagaagaaaattggTGGAGAGGTGGGGCCCCGCCCCACATATCATCCACCTTCcagtgtgtgtgtctgtgtgtgtttttctacCTATGCACCCGACCAAACCCCAACTATAATCAACTAACTATCAACCAAACCCTGTTGGTAAATTCCATTTACTATGTACAAATGCATTCCCAGCTCGTAACAACATCCAATTGAAGCAAAGAATATGACGaccaacaaattaaaacttCTAACATCCTTTGTGTGCTCCCCCCTTTCCTTGGATTCAAGAGTAAGATTTGATCAGTCCCAAGTTGTACAGATTCCTCCTCACAAGGCTCCCGATCGACAGCAGCATCGCCCCACCTGTGCCCATTGTGGGCTCGTCTCTTTCGCCCTTTTGGTGATAGATCAATGGCAATTCCTTTACTTTCAGATTACTCAAACCGATGTTCTGTCGAACCGACTCGATGATCTTGGGATCGGCTGGATTCCCAATCGCATCTGTCACGTAGAAAAAGTTTAGTGCTGTGTCCATTCTTGTGGATATCTCGGCCCTTGTGATGTTTAGGCCGTTTTCTCGGAAGGTCCGTGTTACGTCAGCCAGTAGACCTTTTCTATCAGATGCGCAAAGCTCAAGCCTCACGCCCTGTGATCAGACAAGAAAATTCCATTAACTTAGAGAACCAAAAACGAAACGTGTCGAATGTAAATGTAAATGATTCTTTTCGCATATTGGAATCGAACAAGCACAATACCTGAGATGTCCTCCTTTCAATCGCAGCTTGTAGACATAGAATCACACGCTGCTTTTCGGCCTCCGAACTAATAGGAGTTCCATCCATGTGCTTGATGAAGAATTCCTGAACAAAATTTACACTACCATTTAAGCAAATCTCACTTCTAAACAAACGGGACATACTTTGCTAAAAGCTAAGTAATATATACCAAGGATGCTCTATCTCCTGATGTGTCGACGGTGGCATGAAAAACGACATACTCCATGTCCGTCAACGTGCAAACCACATCAAACAGAAGCTTCGTCCGATCCTTGCAATGAATATTTACAACAGAATAATCCCTCTGCAGATAATTCTGGACCGAAACAACAGGGCAATCATCAGAAGTCTTGATGATCGGCTTCCTCTCATAATCCCTATCTGCAAACATCATCTGATGAAGCCTCCTCTCGGTATGTGTCACAGCCAATGAAACGGAGGTTTTGGCACTTCGGATGTCATTATCCCCCTTGAGCACATTCCTCAGCATTGCCTCAATCACTTCCAACTTCTGCGAGTCGGCGATTGGGGAGCCCGAATCGTTATCCTTGAGGTGAATTAAGGACGCAATTCGGCCATTGTGAGTCCAGACCTTAGCATCCACCACATTGCAGTGTAAATTAGATAGCACTGCAAAAACCTCCGACAAAAGGCCAACTCTGTCGGTGCCGGTTAATTCCAGTGCCGTTAGGCCCTCGAAACTTTTCGATCTTCCGTAGTGAGCTGTCTCAAGAGCCTGCAATTTCAAAGCCAAATacatgttaataaaaaaaaataaaaatcaaatcaaattattaaaaaattaaacacacacacacacacacacttaaGGGTGAATACCTGCTCAATGTAACTCAAGACGCTCTCATCAGTCAATTTGTTGCCGTTCAAGTCAGTAACATGGAAAACTGCACATCAATGAAACCGCAGATTCAGAGTTAGCAACTTCAGCGCACATTAAAACCCATTAATTCGTCCAGAATTAACTTGCTACAGctaataaaaatcataggtAAGGAGCACTAGCACGGCGGCGCGTGGCAGATACTCACCATCCATGAACCACCGACCGTCGGAGGAAATGTAAGCCTTCTTAATTGACAGATTCAAGGCTATCAATCTGTccaacaaaataattgaacacaaaaatatttgattaaattaaagatAACTGGGTCTTGATTTTGACTTATGTGGGGGGTGGGAGTGGGATTCCAAGCAGGTGACATACCATGACTCGGGTGGCGTTGGAACAGCCGGCATTGTCTATCATGACCCTGCAAGACACCGACGGAGGAAGAGTCAGAGGAAGGACATTCTTGGAACTTAAGAAACCTCAAAAATTTGAGGGGTTAAATCTTCGGGGGTCGTAGAACAGTCAATTTCACGACTTGGATAAGGAGACAGAGTCAAGAAGTAACTTTGGAGGAAAGAAACGTTGTCGTAAATCAGTTACTTAATTGATTAGTGTTAGAAAGAGAGTGGTAAATCTTCACTTATTCGACAATGAGTGGATAAGGGGAAACTTATCAAAATCCGGTGAACTAGAAAATCTGAAAGAATCAAATCGCAGACAAGATTCACGGGCAGAGATTTATCCGGGTTGAatagaaataagaaattttaggTGATCTTCCCATAATTACGAGAATAAATCAAGGAAATTcgatgaaaaaggaaaagtaaaatcaaaattataatttttttttttttccgattTTGCGAGCCCAGAACAGTATATTCTGAAAATTGCAAGTTCTTGGCAGTTGGAAGAACAGAATGTGAAGAAAACTCAGAAAGAGGTGATGGccttttcataaaaattcgAGAAAACCCAGAAATTCAGAGACATTATTCACAGGCAAGAACATCCGGggaagcaaaaaagaaaacattatgGGGAAAAAACGAACAAAACATCCGTCAAAACCACTTCAAAAGaatcaaaaagaagaaaaccaGTATTATGGTTTCTTGAAAGAGAGGGCCAAACCACAAAAATCACACACAGTGAAAGAGGAGTACTGACCTAGGGGTAGACATGCGAATAATAAGCTTTTCATATTCATCTAAGTACGTCGGCCACTCCATAATTCTCCttcaacaacaacaactacCAAACTTCTGAAGAACAAGAGAGAACGGGAGAGACTTCTCTGTGCCtgtcctctctctctctctaaaaatttcttttcttcgtTCTTTTGgtcctttctctctctaaatatTGACAGAACACTGCATGATCTTGCCTTCCCTCTTTCCGCAGCaagaaagagtatttatatataagtctttatttttggcaattactgttcctttctttttctttttattccccccccccccacccgaCCCCCCAACTGTACAATGTAGAGGAGAGAAGGCATGGCTTATCACATGCGAAGCTGACCGTATAACCTGCCCAGACTGACCGGATTTCCAGACAATAATatctctccttttcttttttgttcccTTGGTTTCTCAGTaacattctcttcttttcgattttaaaaataaatatttttttattttttttgtgtgtgttttcacCACACTCGTAAGTCAACATTAGGTTATGCTGACACGTGCCTTTGGATCCCAGAAGGTGGGGGTGGTGGTTCGGATTGCCAGGCTGGACGCCACGTGTGATGGTGAGTTTTATGCTTTGCTTGCAATCGACTCAATGGCGACTGGTGATTGGTTGGTGAGGGTTGTAGCTGTTACTTTTActggaattaaatttttagtaggAAGAAAATAAAGCCAACCTCAGCAAAGatttaaaatcaatgaaaTAATTGATGTCCTCTGCTGTCCAaaatttgctgtttttttttttttttgtacactATACGGAGTTAaagttttttaattctttcgtTTAATTTAGCATCACTAGACACAATCGCAAATGATGAGTTTGAATGGTTACAAGTTTTAATACTTCCCCTTCttagtaaaatatatctttaatACAAAATCGTGAGACTCGTATAAAATTAGAATGGATAATATATCGTGCAACAGAATACCAATCACACTACATCATTTTGGCGTCATTCGTGTGAACAGTGCCATATGTTCATCCCGAGTCTCTTACATGGGGCTGATAATGCTATCACATACTCTATATAAGTTGCAGATGGGGAGTTTGAGTGTCACATAATCGTCAAGACATCCTTCCTATAGAGTAATATACTTCtgaataaaatcataaaacacaTATGAAATCAAAACGGATAATATTTCGAGCAATGAAACAATAATCACGTTGGACACggcattattattatattagttatttgacAAACTTGATGTTTCTGAATTTACTGACTATCTATTTATTAGTTAGGGTAAGTCGAATAATGTCATAATGACACATTCATGTATCCATCCAAATTCGAACTTAAAACCTTTAGGAAGTCTCAATCTCAATTCATTGAGTTGTCCCGAAAAAtacagatttaatataataatatatatttattatgaacaaATTCAAGACAATAGTTCGAGTCCCACTAAATGTGTGGATATTTGTCTAACTTTATGTGAATTATTTGTTGAATCTAAGTATTTTGTCTactgatatattaattgaatcgatatatcatttaaaaaaaagtgaaattatatttgagtcaaaccaatttctaaaaaatataatataatttagtgGAGGGTTAGGGGGTTGGGTTGTCAAAGAGTGGTGGGGGGGGTGATTACTAATTAGGGCGGTAATTGAGGAGGGATGTCTTGAAAAATAAGGGGGAGGGGTTGTGCCGACCAAAATGATGACGTGTGCACGTGACCGCACCGCTCCCATCGCCTTTTCTCTTGTCAATTTTctcattcattttcttgtttttctcgCTTTTAACCAATTCCTTTTGTCCTTTGCCCACACCTTCTTGTTAATAACTATGCTAATTactttcattttatattgtttaaattaattacatatcagttgtaatatatattaaaaaaatatatgaaattttattacgattaattattatgattaaaaattaaaaattatgataaatattgattaatgatTACTACAGCGACTATTAGgctttgatttttaaaaatgatccTGAAATAATAGATATAGTTAAAAAAGGGTTAAATCcttttatattgtttaaattaattacatatcagttgtaatatatattaaaaaaatatatgaaattttattacgattaattattatgattaaaaattaaaaattatgataaatattgattaatgatTACTACAGCGACTATTAGgctttgatttttaaaaatgatccTGAAATAATAGATATAGTAAAAATAGGGTTAAAtccaatttaccccctataatattaaaaaagagcGATTATCTtcctgtaaaaaaataatagcactTTATcctcattgtatttttaataataaagcaattaattttattttaaattttaaaattatattttattattatttaataatcgtTGAACTTGATTGAATttaaagttcaaatttaactaacaaaaTCAATGGTTTAGATTCCACTCAATTTGATTCAACagtctaaattaaaaattgtatatttacataatatatatttgtataaaatttaattaaaaataaatatataatatatttatttttaattaaaaaattatattcatatcgAGAAGGCGGATGGGAGGCTGGATAGAGGGCTAGGGACGGGGGCTAGCAAGGGCCGAGGGATGGGGACCTGGAGTGTGATAGGGTGCGATGATTAGGGACCCcgagttatttattaaaataaaaataaattgcaattctaTGGGTCCAATTGATATAGACTATGCTCAAAATTTGAGTCGAAGCGAATGCAAATCTTAGGGATAACCTACAAAAAAGGAGGTTAGCACTCTGATGCCTAATTTGGTTtcgaatttagaaataaattgtaaCAATAAATCGTAATGAGAAATCGAGAAGAAGTTCGTAGGAAAAATTATGATCAGAATACAATTCGAATGCGAAAACAAGAATAGAGagtagtttttcaaattttagaggGTGTCCCCATAGAGA encodes:
- the LOC105156446 gene encoding LOW QUALITY PROTEIN: ACT domain-containing protein ACR8-like (The sequence of the model RefSeq protein was modified relative to this genomic sequence to represent the inferred CDS: substituted 1 base at 1 genomic stop codon); translated protein: MEWPTYLDEYEKLIIRMSTPRVMIDNAGCSNATRVMVCHLLGIPLPPPTXVKIKTQLIALNLSIKKAYISSDGRWFMDVFHVTDLNGNKLTDESVLSYIEQALETAHYGRSKSFEGLTALELTGTDRVGLLSEVFAVLSNLHCNVVDAKVWTHNGRIASLIHLKDNDSGSPIADSQKLEVIEAMLRNVLKGDNDIRSAKTSVSLAVTHTERRLHQMMFADRDYERKPIIKTSDDCPVVSVQNYLQRDYSVVNIHCKDRTKLLFDVVCTLTDMEYVVFHATVDTSGDRASLEFFIKHMDGTPISSEAEKQRVILCLQAAIERRTSQGVRLELCASDRKGLLADVTRTFRENGLNITRAEISTRMDTALNFFYVTDAIGNPADPKIIESVRQNIGLSNLKVKELPLIYHQKGERDEPTMGTGGAMLLSIGSLVRRNLYNLGLIKSYS